CGGCTACCGCGGACGCTTCCGGTTCCTGAGCCGGGTCGCGCGCTCGAAGATCGCGCGCCACATCGGGAGCGTCAGCCGTCCCGTGTTCGTGTTCTGGCGCGAGGGGTGATAGCTCGTCAATAGCGTCGGTCGGCCCTCGATCTCGTAGTGAGCGCCGTGCGCGAACGGGTAGGCCGAGAGCGGGCTCATGCCCCAGCTGCGCAGTACCGCGCGATGTGCGATTCCGCCCAGGGCCAGCACTACACGCAGCTTCTTCAAGGCCTCGAACTCGCGATCGAGCCAGACCCGACACTCCTCCTGTTCGGGTCCAGTCGGACGGTTCTGCGGCGGAACGCATTTGACCGCGTTCAGGATGAATGCGCCGTCGAGGTGTTCGCCGTCCCAGGATTTCCGTCGTTCCAGCTCCCCATACAACCACTTGCCCGAGGCGTCCATGAAAAAGGGTCGTCCCGAGCGATTGGCACCGTGCAGGCCGGGGGCCAGTCCGACGATCCCAAGCCAGGCGTCGCGATCGCCAAAGCTCGGAACCGGCTTGTTCCAGTAATCGGGGTAGTCATGTCGCAGGCCGTCTGTGAACGCGACGAGTCGAGGGCAGCGTCGACACGCGATCACCTGGCGTGAGATGTGTTGAATCATCGAATGCGCAGCCTATGCGCAGTCTGTCTGGCGCTCAAGTCGCAGAAGCGCACACCCGATGAGGTGCGTAGGGAGGATTACCCAGATGCGCAACCTCACGTACATGGCCGTCATCATTTCGGTCCTGCTCAGCACCGGAGGCGTGGGACTTCAAAGCGCTGCCAATTCCACGGCACAACTCCCAGCAGCCGACGCGAGTCCGCTGCCCGTGAGCCTCGAAACGGGGACCGTCGGGAGCGAGGCTGACGCGAAGGTCTGTCGGCCGACTCCGCCCGAACAGAGAGTGCGAAAGATCTCCCTGCCAGAGCTCGGCGACGGCAAGGCGATCCTGCTGAACACGCGCGGCTACAACTACGCCCGCCCCGGCGAAGCGGTGCCAGAGATCCTGAAGCTGCAGCAACCGCCCGCAGCCCCCGCGGATTCCGCCCACGACTAGACGTCCAGGGTCAGACTTCGGGACCGAGTCCGCGAAGCAGAATTCCCTGACCCGCGAGGACCGCGATCAATGTGGGCCATAGAGCGACGTCGTCGAGCATGCCGGCGAGCTGGAAGAACACGACCAGGCAAAGAGGCGGCGTCGCGCTCCAAAGCGACAGTCGCTGATGTTCACGAATACCCAGTCGGCTCACTCCACTCAGGCTGATCAGTACGCCCGCCGCGATGTGTGCGAAGAGCGCCAGTGCAGATGTGGTGCTTAGACCGGCAGCAGCCAGTAGTGAGAGGCTTCCTAGAAGCAGTCCGAAACGCCCACCGCGGCGCGCACCCAGAATCCGGCGATAGGCACGGGGATCGCCCAGCAGGACTCCTGGAAGTAGAGGCCCCACCTCCTTGAACTCGATGAACGAGCGTCTCGGCGGGGACACGATATTGGAGCCCGGCTTCGGGGCCGCATCGGGCATCGGATTCGCTCCTTTTCTACGGCCAATGTAGCGCTACGATCCACCGTAGAGGAGTGATT
This region of bacterium genomic DNA includes:
- a CDS encoding uracil-DNA glycosylase, which codes for MIQHISRQVIACRRCPRLVAFTDGLRHDYPDYWNKPVPSFGDRDAWLGIVGLAPGLHGANRSGRPFFMDASGKWLYGELERRKSWDGEHLDGAFILNAVKCVPPQNRPTGPEQEECRVWLDREFEALKKLRVVLALGGIAHRAVLRSWGMSPLSAYPFAHGAHYEIEGRPTLLTSYHPSRQNTNTGRLTLPMWRAIFERATRLRNRKRPR